The Orcinus orca chromosome 16, mOrcOrc1.1, whole genome shotgun sequence genome includes a window with the following:
- the ZC3H7A gene encoding zinc finger CCCH domain-containing protein 7A isoform X3, producing MAASPERRARPPAARGRRAGAAEPPPPPVAKGSCKQAPRPPPPPLPAHRAPLPARRRGRLRRSPLSYPGTQEQYAVYLRALVRNLFNEGNDVYRERDWNNSMSQYSEALSIADYAKSEEILIPKEIIEKLYINRIACYSNMGFHDKVLEDCDTVLSLNASNCKALYRKSKALSDLGRYKEAYDAVAKCSLAVPQDEHVIKLTQELAQKLGFKIRKAYVRTELSLKTVPGDGATKALNCSVEDIEPDLLTPRQEAVPVVSIPASSFSHQVGNELASVPIMPLTSILPLQVEESLPSTVLANGGKIPYSMPEAFLDDGDMVLGDEIDDLLDSAPETNETVMPSALVRGPLPTASVAPSIPFSASLLGALPIGARYAPAPSFSELYPPLTSSLEDFCSSLNSFSMSESKRDLSTSTSREGTPLNNSNSSLLLMNGPGSLFASESFLGMSSHPRNDFGNFFGSAVTKPPSSVTPRHPLEGTHELRQACQICFVKSGPKLMDFTYHANIDHKCKKDILIGRIKNVEDKSWKKIRPRPTKTNYEGPYYICKDVAAEEECRYLGHCTFAYCQEEIDVWTLERKGAFSREAFFGGNGKINLSVFKLLQEHLGEFIFLCEKCFDHKPRMISKRNKDNSTSCSHPVTKHEFEDNKCLVHILRETTVKYSKIRSFHGQCQLDLCRHEVRYGCLREDECFYAHSLVELKVWILQNETSISHDAIAQESKRYWQNLEANVPGAQVLGNQIMPGSLNMKIKFVCAQCLRNGQVIEPDKNRKYCSAKARHSWTKDRRAMRVMSIEPVQSYCFWEKMSVCWKLFLCSQS from the exons ATGGCGGCCTCTCCCGAGCGGCGGGCGCGGCCTCCGGCCGCCAGAGGGCGCCGCGCGGGGGCAGCGGAGCCACCGCCACCACCGGTCGCAAAGGGAAGCTGCAAGCAAGCGCccaggccgccgccgccgccgttgCCCGCTCACCGCGCGCCACTGCCTGCCCGTCGGCGCGGCCGTCTCCGCAG gTCACCGCTGTCGTATCCAGGAACACAGGAACAGTATGCG gtATATTTACGTGCTCTTGTGAGAAATCTTTTTAACGAAGGAAATGATGTTTATCGGGAACGTGATTGGAACAACTCTATGAGCCAATATTCAGAAGCTTTGAGTATAGCTGATTATGCAAAGTCTGAAGAAATTTTAATCCCTAAAGAAATCattgaaaaactatatataaatcGTATTGCTTGCTATTCTAATATG GGTTTCCATGATAAAGTATTAGAAGACTGTGATACAGTCCTCAGTTTAAATGCCAGTAACTGCAAAGCTCTCTATCGGAAATCTAAGGCTCTAAGTGATTTAGGAAGGTACAAAGAGGCTTATGACGCTGTGGCAAAGTGCTCCTTGGCAGTGCCTCAG GATGAACATGTAATAAAACTAACTCAAGAACTAGCTCAGAAATTgggatttaaaataagaaaagcataTGTTAGAACTGAG cTCTCACTAAAAACAGTTCCTGGGGATGGGGCTACAAAG GCTTTGAACTGTTCTGTGGAAGATATTGAGCCAG ATTTATTAACTCCGAGGCAAGAAGCTGTTCCTGTTGTTTCTATACCTGCATCCAGTTTTTCTCACCAAGTTGGAAATGAGCTGGCCTCAGTTCCCATTATGCCCTTAACTTCTATTTTGCCACTGCAAGTGGAAGAGTCTCTGCCATCGACAGTGTTGGCAAATGGAGGAAAGATCCCCTACAGTATGCCGGAAGCATTTTTAGATGATGGAGATATGGTCCTTGGAGATGAAATAGATGACCTCCTTGAttctgcacctgaaactaatgaaaCTGTTATG CCATCAGCCTTAGTCAGAGGCCCCCTCCCAACAGCCAGCGTCGCTCCGAGCATCCCCTTCTCAGCGTCTCTTTTGGGCGCCTTGCCCATCGGTGCGAGGTACGCGCCTGCACCCTCCTTCTCGGAGCTGTATCCGCCTTTGACTTCATCCTTAGAAGATTTCTGTTCTTCTCTAAATTCATTTTCAATGAGCGAATCCAAACGAG atctGTCCACCTCAACTTCTAGAGAGGGAACACCGCTTAACAACAGTAATTCTTCCCTTTTACTT ATGAATGGACCAGGCAGTTTGTTTGCTTCTGAGAGTTTCCTGGGAATGTCAAGTCACCCTAGGAATGACTTCGGAAACTTTTTTGGAAGTGCAGTAACTAAACCACCTTCTTCAGTGACCCCAAGACATCCCCTTGAAGGAACCCATGAACTGAGACAAGCTTGCCAGATCTGTTTCGTAAAATCAG GCCCTAAGTTAATGGATTTCACTTACCATGCTAATATAGATCATAAATGtaagaaagatattttaattgGTAGGATAAAGAATGTTGAAGATAAATCATGGAAAAAAATACGTCCaagaccaacaaaaacaaattacGAAGGACCTTATTACATATGTAAAG ATGTTGCTGCCGAGGAGGAATGTAGATATTTGGGCCACTGCACATTCGCTTATTGCCAGGAAGAGATAGATGTCTGGACGCTAGAGCGAAAGGGAGCATTCAGCAGGGAGGCTTTCTTTGGTGGCAACGGAAAGATCAACCTTAGCGTGTTCAAACTGCTCCAAGAGCATCTTGGAGAATTTATATTCCTTTGTGAG AAATGTTTTGATCATAAGCCTAGAATgataagtaaaagaaacaaagataattCTACTTCTTGTTCTCATCCGGTTACAAAGCATGAGTTTGAAGACAATAA GTGCCTTGTCCACATTTTGCGAGAGACAACAGTAAAATACTCCAAAATACGTTCTTTTCATGGTCAATGTCAGCTTGATTTATGCCGACATGAGGTTCGATATGGCTGTTTAAGGGAAGACGAGTGCTTTTATGCACACAGTCTTGTAGAATTGAAAGTCTGGATATTGCAAAATGAAACAA GTATCTCACATGATGCTATTGCCCAGGAATCTAAACGATATTGgcaaaatttggaagcaaacgTACCCGGAGCTCAG GTACTTGGCAATCAAATAATGCCTGGATCCCTTAACATGAAGATAAAATTTGTATGTGCTCAGTGTCTGAGAAATGGTCAAGTCATTGAAccagacaaaaacagaaaatattgtaGTGCAAAAGCAAGGCATTC GTGGACCAAAGATCGTCGTGCGATGAGAGTGATGTCTATTGAAC CTGTGCAATCATATTGCTTCTGGGAAAAAATGTCAGTATGTTGGAAACTGTTCCTTTGCTCACAGTCCTGA
- the ZC3H7A gene encoding zinc finger CCCH domain-containing protein 7A isoform X2: MSSVSEERRKRQQNIKEGLQFIQSPLSYPGTQEQYAVYLRALVRNLFNEGNDVYRERDWNNSMSQYSEALSIADYAKSEEILIPKEIIEKLYINRIACYSNMGFHDKVLEDCDTVLSLNASNCKALYRKSKALSDLGRYKEAYDAVAKCSLAVPQDEHVIKLTQELAQKLGFKIRKAYVRTELSLKTVPGDGATKALNCSVEDIEPDLLTPRQEAVPVVSIPASSFSHQVGNELASVPIMPLTSILPLQVEESLPSTVLANGGKIPYSMPEAFLDDGDMVLGDEIDDLLDSAPETNETVMPSALVRGPLPTASVAPSIPFSASLLGALPIGARYAPAPSFSELYPPLTSSLEDFCSSLNSFSMSESKRDLSTSTSREGTPLNNSNSSLLLMNGPGSLFASESFLGMSSHPRNDFGNFFGSAVTKPPSSVTPRHPLEGTHELRQACQICFVKSGPKLMDFTYHANIDHKCKKDILIGRIKNVEDKSWKKIRPRPTKTNYEGPYYICKDVAAEEECRYLGHCTFAYCQEEIDVWTLERKGAFSREAFFGGNGKINLSVFKLLQEHLGEFIFLCEKCFDHKPRMISKRNKDNSTSCSHPVTKHEFEDNKCLVHILRETTVKYSKIRSFHGQCQLDLCRHEVRYGCLREDECFYAHSLVELKVWILQNETSISHDAIAQESKRYWQNLEANVPGAQVLGNQIMPGSLNMKIKFVCAQCLRNGQVIEPDKNRKYCSAKARHSWTKDRRAMRVMSIERKKWMNIRPLPTKKQMPLQFDLCNHIASGKKCQYVGNCSFAHSPEEREVWTYMKENGIQDMEQFYELWLKSQKNEKSDDVASQSNKENGKQIHMPTDYAEVTVDFHCWMCGKNCNSEKQWQGHISSEKHKEKVFHTEDDQYCWQHRFPTGYFSICDRYMNGTCTEGSSCKFAHGNAELHEWEERRDALKMKLNKARKDHLIAPNDNDFGKYSFLFKDLN, from the exons ATGTCCAGTGTGTccgaggagagaagaaaaaggcagcAGAACATTAAGGAAGGACTACAGTTTATACA gTCACCGCTGTCGTATCCAGGAACACAGGAACAGTATGCG gtATATTTACGTGCTCTTGTGAGAAATCTTTTTAACGAAGGAAATGATGTTTATCGGGAACGTGATTGGAACAACTCTATGAGCCAATATTCAGAAGCTTTGAGTATAGCTGATTATGCAAAGTCTGAAGAAATTTTAATCCCTAAAGAAATCattgaaaaactatatataaatcGTATTGCTTGCTATTCTAATATG GGTTTCCATGATAAAGTATTAGAAGACTGTGATACAGTCCTCAGTTTAAATGCCAGTAACTGCAAAGCTCTCTATCGGAAATCTAAGGCTCTAAGTGATTTAGGAAGGTACAAAGAGGCTTATGACGCTGTGGCAAAGTGCTCCTTGGCAGTGCCTCAG GATGAACATGTAATAAAACTAACTCAAGAACTAGCTCAGAAATTgggatttaaaataagaaaagcataTGTTAGAACTGAG cTCTCACTAAAAACAGTTCCTGGGGATGGGGCTACAAAG GCTTTGAACTGTTCTGTGGAAGATATTGAGCCAG ATTTATTAACTCCGAGGCAAGAAGCTGTTCCTGTTGTTTCTATACCTGCATCCAGTTTTTCTCACCAAGTTGGAAATGAGCTGGCCTCAGTTCCCATTATGCCCTTAACTTCTATTTTGCCACTGCAAGTGGAAGAGTCTCTGCCATCGACAGTGTTGGCAAATGGAGGAAAGATCCCCTACAGTATGCCGGAAGCATTTTTAGATGATGGAGATATGGTCCTTGGAGATGAAATAGATGACCTCCTTGAttctgcacctgaaactaatgaaaCTGTTATG CCATCAGCCTTAGTCAGAGGCCCCCTCCCAACAGCCAGCGTCGCTCCGAGCATCCCCTTCTCAGCGTCTCTTTTGGGCGCCTTGCCCATCGGTGCGAGGTACGCGCCTGCACCCTCCTTCTCGGAGCTGTATCCGCCTTTGACTTCATCCTTAGAAGATTTCTGTTCTTCTCTAAATTCATTTTCAATGAGCGAATCCAAACGAG atctGTCCACCTCAACTTCTAGAGAGGGAACACCGCTTAACAACAGTAATTCTTCCCTTTTACTT ATGAATGGACCAGGCAGTTTGTTTGCTTCTGAGAGTTTCCTGGGAATGTCAAGTCACCCTAGGAATGACTTCGGAAACTTTTTTGGAAGTGCAGTAACTAAACCACCTTCTTCAGTGACCCCAAGACATCCCCTTGAAGGAACCCATGAACTGAGACAAGCTTGCCAGATCTGTTTCGTAAAATCAG GCCCTAAGTTAATGGATTTCACTTACCATGCTAATATAGATCATAAATGtaagaaagatattttaattgGTAGGATAAAGAATGTTGAAGATAAATCATGGAAAAAAATACGTCCaagaccaacaaaaacaaattacGAAGGACCTTATTACATATGTAAAG ATGTTGCTGCCGAGGAGGAATGTAGATATTTGGGCCACTGCACATTCGCTTATTGCCAGGAAGAGATAGATGTCTGGACGCTAGAGCGAAAGGGAGCATTCAGCAGGGAGGCTTTCTTTGGTGGCAACGGAAAGATCAACCTTAGCGTGTTCAAACTGCTCCAAGAGCATCTTGGAGAATTTATATTCCTTTGTGAG AAATGTTTTGATCATAAGCCTAGAATgataagtaaaagaaacaaagataattCTACTTCTTGTTCTCATCCGGTTACAAAGCATGAGTTTGAAGACAATAA GTGCCTTGTCCACATTTTGCGAGAGACAACAGTAAAATACTCCAAAATACGTTCTTTTCATGGTCAATGTCAGCTTGATTTATGCCGACATGAGGTTCGATATGGCTGTTTAAGGGAAGACGAGTGCTTTTATGCACACAGTCTTGTAGAATTGAAAGTCTGGATATTGCAAAATGAAACAA GTATCTCACATGATGCTATTGCCCAGGAATCTAAACGATATTGgcaaaatttggaagcaaacgTACCCGGAGCTCAG GTACTTGGCAATCAAATAATGCCTGGATCCCTTAACATGAAGATAAAATTTGTATGTGCTCAGTGTCTGAGAAATGGTCAAGTCATTGAAccagacaaaaacagaaaatattgtaGTGCAAAAGCAAGGCATTC GTGGACCAAAGATCGTCGTGCGATGAGAGTGATGTCTATTGAACGTAAGAAGTGGATGAACATCCGTCCTCTCCCCACAAAGAAACAAATGCCTTTACAGTTTGAT CTGTGCAATCATATTGCTTCTGGGAAAAAATGTCAGTATGTTGGAAACTGTTCCTTTGCTCACAGTCCTGAGGAGCGAGAAGTGTGGACCTACATGAAAGAGAACGGGA tacaAGATATGGAGCAGTTTTATGAACTCTGGCTAAAGAgccaaaaaaatgagaaaagcgaTGATGTAGCCAGTCAGtcaaacaaagaaaatggaaaacaaattcaCATGCCGACCGATTACGCGGAAGTCACT GTGGACTTCCACTGCTGGATGTGTGGGAAGAACTGTAACAGTGAGAAGCAGTGGCAGGGCCACATCTCCTCAGAGAAGCACAAGGAGAAGGTTTTCCACACTGAAGATGACCAGTACTGCTGGCAGCACCGCTTTCCAACAGGATATTTTAGTATTTGCGATAG GTATATGAATGGTACCTGCACGGAAGGAAGCAGCTGTAAATTTGCACATGGCAATGCTGAACTTCATgaatgggaagagagaagagatgcCCTAAAGATGAAGCTCAACAAAGCACGAAAAGATCACTTAATTGCCCCCAATGATAATgactttggaaaatatagttttttgtttAAAGATTTAAACTAA
- the ZC3H7A gene encoding zinc finger CCCH domain-containing protein 7A isoform X1, producing MAASPERRARPPAARGRRAGAAEPPPPPVAKGSCKQAPRPPPPPLPAHRAPLPARRRGRLRRSPLSYPGTQEQYAVYLRALVRNLFNEGNDVYRERDWNNSMSQYSEALSIADYAKSEEILIPKEIIEKLYINRIACYSNMGFHDKVLEDCDTVLSLNASNCKALYRKSKALSDLGRYKEAYDAVAKCSLAVPQDEHVIKLTQELAQKLGFKIRKAYVRTELSLKTVPGDGATKALNCSVEDIEPDLLTPRQEAVPVVSIPASSFSHQVGNELASVPIMPLTSILPLQVEESLPSTVLANGGKIPYSMPEAFLDDGDMVLGDEIDDLLDSAPETNETVMPSALVRGPLPTASVAPSIPFSASLLGALPIGARYAPAPSFSELYPPLTSSLEDFCSSLNSFSMSESKRDLSTSTSREGTPLNNSNSSLLLMNGPGSLFASESFLGMSSHPRNDFGNFFGSAVTKPPSSVTPRHPLEGTHELRQACQICFVKSGPKLMDFTYHANIDHKCKKDILIGRIKNVEDKSWKKIRPRPTKTNYEGPYYICKDVAAEEECRYLGHCTFAYCQEEIDVWTLERKGAFSREAFFGGNGKINLSVFKLLQEHLGEFIFLCEKCFDHKPRMISKRNKDNSTSCSHPVTKHEFEDNKCLVHILRETTVKYSKIRSFHGQCQLDLCRHEVRYGCLREDECFYAHSLVELKVWILQNETSISHDAIAQESKRYWQNLEANVPGAQVLGNQIMPGSLNMKIKFVCAQCLRNGQVIEPDKNRKYCSAKARHSWTKDRRAMRVMSIERKKWMNIRPLPTKKQMPLQFDLCNHIASGKKCQYVGNCSFAHSPEEREVWTYMKENGIQDMEQFYELWLKSQKNEKSDDVASQSNKENGKQIHMPTDYAEVTVDFHCWMCGKNCNSEKQWQGHISSEKHKEKVFHTEDDQYCWQHRFPTGYFSICDRYMNGTCTEGSSCKFAHGNAELHEWEERRDALKMKLNKARKDHLIAPNDNDFGKYSFLFKDLN from the exons ATGGCGGCCTCTCCCGAGCGGCGGGCGCGGCCTCCGGCCGCCAGAGGGCGCCGCGCGGGGGCAGCGGAGCCACCGCCACCACCGGTCGCAAAGGGAAGCTGCAAGCAAGCGCccaggccgccgccgccgccgttgCCCGCTCACCGCGCGCCACTGCCTGCCCGTCGGCGCGGCCGTCTCCGCAG gTCACCGCTGTCGTATCCAGGAACACAGGAACAGTATGCG gtATATTTACGTGCTCTTGTGAGAAATCTTTTTAACGAAGGAAATGATGTTTATCGGGAACGTGATTGGAACAACTCTATGAGCCAATATTCAGAAGCTTTGAGTATAGCTGATTATGCAAAGTCTGAAGAAATTTTAATCCCTAAAGAAATCattgaaaaactatatataaatcGTATTGCTTGCTATTCTAATATG GGTTTCCATGATAAAGTATTAGAAGACTGTGATACAGTCCTCAGTTTAAATGCCAGTAACTGCAAAGCTCTCTATCGGAAATCTAAGGCTCTAAGTGATTTAGGAAGGTACAAAGAGGCTTATGACGCTGTGGCAAAGTGCTCCTTGGCAGTGCCTCAG GATGAACATGTAATAAAACTAACTCAAGAACTAGCTCAGAAATTgggatttaaaataagaaaagcataTGTTAGAACTGAG cTCTCACTAAAAACAGTTCCTGGGGATGGGGCTACAAAG GCTTTGAACTGTTCTGTGGAAGATATTGAGCCAG ATTTATTAACTCCGAGGCAAGAAGCTGTTCCTGTTGTTTCTATACCTGCATCCAGTTTTTCTCACCAAGTTGGAAATGAGCTGGCCTCAGTTCCCATTATGCCCTTAACTTCTATTTTGCCACTGCAAGTGGAAGAGTCTCTGCCATCGACAGTGTTGGCAAATGGAGGAAAGATCCCCTACAGTATGCCGGAAGCATTTTTAGATGATGGAGATATGGTCCTTGGAGATGAAATAGATGACCTCCTTGAttctgcacctgaaactaatgaaaCTGTTATG CCATCAGCCTTAGTCAGAGGCCCCCTCCCAACAGCCAGCGTCGCTCCGAGCATCCCCTTCTCAGCGTCTCTTTTGGGCGCCTTGCCCATCGGTGCGAGGTACGCGCCTGCACCCTCCTTCTCGGAGCTGTATCCGCCTTTGACTTCATCCTTAGAAGATTTCTGTTCTTCTCTAAATTCATTTTCAATGAGCGAATCCAAACGAG atctGTCCACCTCAACTTCTAGAGAGGGAACACCGCTTAACAACAGTAATTCTTCCCTTTTACTT ATGAATGGACCAGGCAGTTTGTTTGCTTCTGAGAGTTTCCTGGGAATGTCAAGTCACCCTAGGAATGACTTCGGAAACTTTTTTGGAAGTGCAGTAACTAAACCACCTTCTTCAGTGACCCCAAGACATCCCCTTGAAGGAACCCATGAACTGAGACAAGCTTGCCAGATCTGTTTCGTAAAATCAG GCCCTAAGTTAATGGATTTCACTTACCATGCTAATATAGATCATAAATGtaagaaagatattttaattgGTAGGATAAAGAATGTTGAAGATAAATCATGGAAAAAAATACGTCCaagaccaacaaaaacaaattacGAAGGACCTTATTACATATGTAAAG ATGTTGCTGCCGAGGAGGAATGTAGATATTTGGGCCACTGCACATTCGCTTATTGCCAGGAAGAGATAGATGTCTGGACGCTAGAGCGAAAGGGAGCATTCAGCAGGGAGGCTTTCTTTGGTGGCAACGGAAAGATCAACCTTAGCGTGTTCAAACTGCTCCAAGAGCATCTTGGAGAATTTATATTCCTTTGTGAG AAATGTTTTGATCATAAGCCTAGAATgataagtaaaagaaacaaagataattCTACTTCTTGTTCTCATCCGGTTACAAAGCATGAGTTTGAAGACAATAA GTGCCTTGTCCACATTTTGCGAGAGACAACAGTAAAATACTCCAAAATACGTTCTTTTCATGGTCAATGTCAGCTTGATTTATGCCGACATGAGGTTCGATATGGCTGTTTAAGGGAAGACGAGTGCTTTTATGCACACAGTCTTGTAGAATTGAAAGTCTGGATATTGCAAAATGAAACAA GTATCTCACATGATGCTATTGCCCAGGAATCTAAACGATATTGgcaaaatttggaagcaaacgTACCCGGAGCTCAG GTACTTGGCAATCAAATAATGCCTGGATCCCTTAACATGAAGATAAAATTTGTATGTGCTCAGTGTCTGAGAAATGGTCAAGTCATTGAAccagacaaaaacagaaaatattgtaGTGCAAAAGCAAGGCATTC GTGGACCAAAGATCGTCGTGCGATGAGAGTGATGTCTATTGAACGTAAGAAGTGGATGAACATCCGTCCTCTCCCCACAAAGAAACAAATGCCTTTACAGTTTGAT CTGTGCAATCATATTGCTTCTGGGAAAAAATGTCAGTATGTTGGAAACTGTTCCTTTGCTCACAGTCCTGAGGAGCGAGAAGTGTGGACCTACATGAAAGAGAACGGGA tacaAGATATGGAGCAGTTTTATGAACTCTGGCTAAAGAgccaaaaaaatgagaaaagcgaTGATGTAGCCAGTCAGtcaaacaaagaaaatggaaaacaaattcaCATGCCGACCGATTACGCGGAAGTCACT GTGGACTTCCACTGCTGGATGTGTGGGAAGAACTGTAACAGTGAGAAGCAGTGGCAGGGCCACATCTCCTCAGAGAAGCACAAGGAGAAGGTTTTCCACACTGAAGATGACCAGTACTGCTGGCAGCACCGCTTTCCAACAGGATATTTTAGTATTTGCGATAG GTATATGAATGGTACCTGCACGGAAGGAAGCAGCTGTAAATTTGCACATGGCAATGCTGAACTTCATgaatgggaagagagaagagatgcCCTAAAGATGAAGCTCAACAAAGCACGAAAAGATCACTTAATTGCCCCCAATGATAATgactttggaaaatatagttttttgtttAAAGATTTAAACTAA